From the genome of Ptychodera flava strain L36383 chromosome 20, AS_Pfla_20210202, whole genome shotgun sequence, one region includes:
- the LOC139120461 gene encoding inversin-like has protein sequence MEVNSDTTEEANRVTRKGRRGQNKARMTSNEKALIRAVKSVDFENARRLITEENAEVNFRDIFTQTPLMRACAVAEGDATEMVELLLSFGAEVNAQDKRGRSPLMFASMDEGKEDIVDLLIQTGKANPNLQDEDGNTALMLAVIIGNFPVMQLMLETENFQQKLDVEMRNKEGETVLLAAAKMMDSKGCKLLVDIGYASTDYIPEDLQKVLPRHARNRTQPKRQPTNTAQIIVPDNIMREHPVDRDRESKPAAEKESYDQFATGDPTVSIMKKDEELQKEEEVLPADGGAIDDVIDEILAEDEATAPSAKHSPSFIKRNSEKRAVSEEGFEKNTHGREGQVSPSGASQQQPILDEDSRPVVANSPGQNRRSSQESVLEDLPSFVDKTKREKTLSNPTEDNDCLKSPSQPLPPVIVRRPSQNIIQSLTSNRIIPAMGVNQAADDNKSPSPTPATEGDVGQNPSSPARKLKEDRWVLMPDKKKGSVEVYKTKSGRIIHPNVKKGTQAMVVAEAIVKMRGKGRRGRGRGNPALSNRPGTQQSQAGSLYSGMQSPMKSKRQAKVFSTA, from the coding sequence ATGGAGGTCAACTCTGACACTACAGAAGAGGCAAATCGAGTGACAAGAAAAGGTCGTCGAGGTCAAAATAAAGCAAGAATGACATCCAATGAAAAAGCGTTAATTCGCGCAGTGAAAAGTGTAGACTTTGAAAATGCAAGGAGACTTATCACGGAAGAAAACGCCGAGGTGAATTTTCGGGATATTTTCACTCAGACTCCTTTAATGCGAGCATGCGCAGTGGCTGAGGGAGACGCCACGGAGATGGTGGAGCTGCTTCTGAGCTTCGGCGCCGAAGTCAATGCGCAGGACAAACGCGGAAGGTCTCCGCTGATGTTCGCGTCCATGGACGAAGGGAAGGAGGACATCGTTGATTTGTTGATCCAGACGGGGAAGGCGAATCCAAATCTGCAGGACGAGGACGGTAACACTGCCCTGATGTTGGCGGTGATCATCGGCAATTTCCCGGTGATGCAGCTGATGTTGGAGACCGAGAACTTCCAACAGAAACTGGACGTAGAGATGCGAAACAAGGAGGGAGAAACAGTCCTCCTGGCCGCTGCGAAGATGATGGACTCAAAAGGATGCAAACTGTTAGTGGACATCGGCTATGCAAGCACAGATTACATTCCAGAAGATTTGCAGAAAGTGCTGCCGCGCCACGCCAGGAATAGAACACAACCAAAAAGACAACCGACAAATACAGCTCAAATTATTGTTCCTGATAATATAATGCGGGAACATCCTGtggatagagatagagaaagtaaACCGGCTGCTGAAAAAGAATCATATGACCAATTTGCCACGGGAGACCCAACAGTGTCCATCATGAAAAAAGATGAAGAGCTACAAAAGGAAGAAGAGGTACTCCCCGCAGACGGAGGTGCCATCGATGAtgtcattgatgaaattttagCCGAGGACGAGGCCACCGCTCCATCTGCTAAACATTCACCTAGTTTTAtcaagcgaaattctgaaaagAGAGCTGTTTCAGAAGAGGGATTCGAGAAGAACACTCACGGCAGAGAAGGACAAGTCTCTCCAAGTGGTGCAAGTCAACAGCAACCGATATTAGACGAGGATTCGAGACCTGTTGTCGCGAACTCACCGGGTCAGAACAGAAGGTCTTCTCAGGAAAGTGTTCTCGAAGATCTGCCCTCATTTGTCGATAAAACGAAGCGCGAAAAGACCCTGTCTAACCCTACTGAAGACAACGATTGCCTGAAAAGTCCCAGCCAACCTCTCCCTCCAGTTATAGTCAGAAGACCGAGCCAAAACATCATCCAGAGCCTGACGTCAAATCGCATCATACCTGCCATGGGCGTGAATCAAGCGGCCGACGACAACAAGTCACCGTCACCTACACCAGCCACTGAAGGAGACGTTGGTCAGAATCCCTCGTCGCCCGCAAGGAAACTGAAGGAGGACAGATGGGTTCTTATGCCAGACAAGAAGAAGGGATCAGTCGAGGTTTACAAGACCAAGTCAGGGAGAATCATTCACCCTAACGTGAAGAAAGGAACTCAGGCCATGGTAGTCGCTGAAGCCATCGTCAAAATGAGAGGGAAGGGGAGAAGGGGACGCGGTAGAGGGAATCCAGCCTTGTCCAACAGACCGGGGACACAACAGTCACAGGCTGGTAGTCTGTATTCGGGGATGCAAAGCCCTATGAAGTCAAAAAGGCAGGCTAAAGTCTTCAG